One window from the genome of Dermacentor silvarum isolate Dsil-2018 chromosome 5, BIME_Dsil_1.4, whole genome shotgun sequence encodes:
- the LOC125945798 gene encoding uncharacterized protein LOC125945798 produces MEPLDRTRAVSQPALSTVPPVLPRLPANNIEELEAAEAAVQDEAVAATLRKHLLQIGGKSLREVASNAMKAVMAHPVQVLYSLHGRKGKRAFINLKLCRIVTDVICAKGGADLTEAQGFIKRWLPGSVDRGGGRKRRFAETLAAEQPDDPCLRGGSHEKIRVSQQQHTHRLLVASI; encoded by the exons ATGGAGCCTCTCGACaggacccgtgcagtgtctcagcctgccctgtcgacggtgcctccagttcttcctcggctacctgccaacaatattgaagaattggaggcagcagaggcagccgtgcaggatgaggctgtggctgccaccttg cgcaagcacctcctgcaaataggagggaagtcgctgcgcgaggtggcatcgaatgccatgaaggctgtaatggcacaccccgtccaagtgctttacagccttcatggcaggaaggggaagagggctttCATAAAtctgaagttatgccggatagtcacag atgtcatctgtgcaaaagggggggccgacctgacagaagctcagggcttcattaagaggtggttgccagggtctgtggacaggggtggtggcaggaagaggcgttttgcagaaacgttagcagcagagcagcccgatgatccctgcCTTCGGG GTGGCTCACATGAAAAGATCCGGGTGTCCCAGCAGCAGCATACCCACCGGTTGTTGGTCGCCTCCATATGA